CCCACTTGACGTCTGAGGTTCACGGGCTGGGCGCCCGTTCGCGAGTTAGCCCGCGAGCAGTGCGCGCGCGCCCATCTCCACCGAGGGGTGGCGGAGACGAGCGAGTGCACGTGCTTCGATCTGCCGCACGCGCTCACGGCTCAGGTTCACGAGTTGACCCACCTCGTCGGGCGTGCGGGGCTCGCCACGATCGAGACCGAAACGGAGCGTGAGGATGTAGCGCTCGCGCTCGTCGAGCACCGCAAGGAGCTTCTCGATCTCCGCCGGGAGCATGGCCCGCGCCGCGGCTTCCAGCGGCGACTCCGCCATTCGGTCTTCCACGAGATCACCGAGTTCCGTCTCGCCGTCTTCGCCGACCGGCGTTTCGAGCGACACCGGCTCCGCGAGGTGCGGGATGAGCTCCTTGACCCGCTCGGGCGCGAGGTCGAGCTCCGCGGCCAGCTCGTCGAGGCTCGCCGGACGGCCGAGGCGTGCCTCGAGCCCGGCGCGTTCCTTCTGGAGCCGCGCGAGGTTGTCGGCCGCGTGGACCGGCAGGCGGATCGTGCGGCCCGCGTTGGCGATGCCGCGCTGGATGGCCTGGCGGATCCACCACGTCGCGTACGTGGAGAACTTGAAGCCCTTGCGCCAGTCGAACTTCTCGACCGCGTGGATGAGACCGAGGTTGCCCTCCTGCACGAGGTCGAGGAGCGGCATGCCCGACGCCTGGTACCGCTTGGCGATGGACACGACCAGCCGCAGGTTCGACTGCACGAACTGGCGCTGGGCGTCCTCACCCGTGTGGACCAACTTCTGGAGGTCGCGCTTCTCGGTGCGCGTGAGGCCCTTGTTGACCGAATCGAGGGTTTCACGAGCGGCCTTGCCCGCCTCGATGTCTTGGGCGAGGCGCGCTTCGTCGTCCTTGGTCAGCAGCTGGTGCCGGCCGATGTCTTCCAGATACAGGCGAACGAGGTCCTCGTTGTCCCGTTCTGTGCGGTTTCGTACTCGAGCCACGTGTGCCTTCCCGTGGGGTTGCGACGACCGACCGGGGGGATCGACGGCCGTTCACGACTAGAACGACGGCGGATGCGTACTTGTTCCGGAGCCGGACTTTTCCGGTCCGGCGCTCAGCCGGCGGGGGTTCCACAAAGTTGTCAGAGCCGGACCCCTATTGTGCCCTTTTTTTGACCCCACGTCACATCGAAATCGGATCGGGCCCGCGAGCGCCGAGATCGAGCGAATCGGGTCAATCGGACCGCCCAACCGGCCGATCACGCTCTCGACGGGAACCCTCCGGGGGCACTCCCCCCTCGCTCAGGCCGCGCACTGAGCGAGGCCCAGCGCCGTCGCCCGCGCGGTGACCACGGCGAACGGGTCGGTAGTACCGGTCAGGATCGTCGGATCGGCGACCACTCGCGCGAGGGCCGTCTTCGCCGCGACCAGCATTCTCTTCACGTTCGCCTTCATGCTCGCCGGTGCCCGCAACGCGCGCAGCGAGTCGATCTGCTGCTGCACCGCGGAGCGGTACTCCTCGACGAAGTTGCGCAGTTGGTCAGCCGTGGGCTGCTGACCGTCCGGTAGATCGCCGAAGTGGTCCTGCGCGATCTCCTCGCGCAACATCCGGCCCTGGCGACAGATGTCGTTCGCCGTCTTCCGGAAGTCCTTCGCCGACATCGCTACCGCCGCGTCACCGAGACCGCCGGCGCCGATCGTCACGCACGCTGCGATCGCCAGTACACCGACCATCTTCATCATGCGTCGCATGCCGCGCGTTGTCGGCACGCGTGAGGGTCACCTTGACCAGGCGACGCCTGTCTGCAGACAGACGACTTCGGGGTCGCCGGCGGTCGCGGCGCGGCGTGCGCTCTCACCCGAGCCCCTCCTCCGCACGAAGCTCCACACGAGATCGCTGCCCTGCGCGTCGTGGATGGCGACAAGGGTGCGCGCGCCGAGTGCCCTCGCGCCCTTGAGCGCTTCGTCGCTTCCCATCAGGCACATAGTGCCAGCCCGAGGTCGCCGTCGCACTCACGTTCGGAGCGCTTCATCCCATGAGCGGCCTCGACCGTGGTCCCGTACGCTTCCGTGAAATTGAGCGGAAATCGAATTGCGCGGACCGGACGGCGAGAGGAGCACCATGACCGCGGGAGCACCCGCAAAGACCCTCGTCGTCGACGGCGACGGGCACGTGATGGAACCGGGCGAGACCCTCTGGGTCGACCGCATGGACCACGACAAGTGGGGTGACTGGATCCCACACAAGGTCGTGGAAGACGAGATCTACGAGATCAACTACGCGGGTGGCCAGGTACGCGGCGGCGGGCGCGAGCTGCACAACCAGATGGCCGAGGCTGTCGGTATGTCGCCGGCGCAGTTCTTCGGCCTGCTCGCGCAGCTCCGCGCGCCGGGCGGCTACGACCCCGACGCGCGGATCGAGCAGCTCGACGCCGACGGCGTCGACGCCGCGGTGCTCTACCCGTCGCAGGCGATGTTCTTCGGCCCGGTCGACCCGATCCCCGCGTTCCAGAACGTCGAGTTCGTCGCCGACTGCATCCGCGCGTACAACGACTGGATCTCCGAGTTCTGCGCGGCGTACCCGACACGTCTGTTCGCGGTGGGCGGGGTGCCACTGCAGGCACCCGAGCTCGCGGTCGCCGAAGCCGAGCGCGCGGTGAACAAGCTCGGCCTGCGCGGGATCTTCATCCGACCGTCGGCCTACGTCGACGAGCTCCCGCTCAACCATTCGGTGTACGACCCGTTCTGGGCCGCGTGTCAGGATCTCGACGTACCCGTGGGGCTGCACCCGGGCGTGCACGTCGACACGCCCGGCGCGTGCCGCAAGTTCCAGCTCGTCGCGCTGAGCGAGAACATGAGCGTTACGAACATGGCGATGAGCGAGATCCACGGCGGGTCGGGACTCGGCCAGGCCGTCGGCAACATGGTCGACATGACCGTCTCGCTCGGGCGTCTCCTGATGGGCGGGGTGTGCGAGCGGTTCCCGAGGTTGCGGGTGCTCGTGCTCGAGTCGGGCGGGGGCTGGGTGCCGTCGCTGCTCGAGCGGATGGACGAGCAGGTCGAGGCCTTCCCGCTCGAGAAGCGCTGGCTGTCGATGCTGCCGAGCGATTACTTCAAGCGGCAGTGCTACGTGAGCTTCGAGCCCGAGGAATGGAACCTGGCGCAGTGCGCCGAGTTCCTCGGGGACGACCGCATCATCTGGGCATCCGACTTCCCGCACCCGGAGTACCACTCGGGCATCCTCGACGAGCTACGCGAACGGATCGAGCCGCTTCCGGAGGAGAGCCGCGCCCGGATCCTCGGCCGCAACGCCGTCGACGCGTACGGCCTCCCGCTTTGAGCCTCGATCTGGAGCGAATGCGGCGCGAGCGTCACGCGCGCCTCGTCGAGCAGATGCAGGTGCAAGGTGTCGACGTGTTGCTCGCGGCGGGGCCGAGCACCGTCGGTTACGCGACGGGTGCGGTCGCGCCTGCCGCGGATGCCGGTCGCGCGGCACACCGCCGCGTGATCGCGATCGTCACCGCCGACGGCACGACACCGGACGTGTTCACGCCGTACCCCGACGGCGTTCCATCCGGGTACGACCGTGAGCACGTCCACGGTCCCTTCGACCTCGAGTGGGACGACGATGCGCGCACGCTCGCGCAGTCGTTGCCCGGAGGTCGCCTGGCCGTCGACGACTGCACGATGCCGCTACGTGCTGCGCTCAACGGGCGTGAGCTCGTCGACGCGGGCGGCGTTGTGAGCGCGGCGAAGGTCATCAAGACCGCCGACGAGATCGAGTGCATCCGGCGCGCGCAAGCGATCAACGAAGCCGCCATCGGCGACGTGCTGTCGCTGGTGCAACCCGGCATCAAGGCGACGGAGCTCAGCGGCCGGCTGTTGCGCAGTCTCTTCGAGCTCGGCGCGTCGTCGAACACGGTCGATCCCATCTGGCAGGTCATGGAACGCGACCCGACCGACCGACCGATGTCGATCACCGGCGACCTCGTGTTCCCCACTCCGACGCAGGCGCGTGTGCTCGCCGAGAGCGACCTCGTCTGGGTCGACAACGGCGTCAACTACTGCGGCTACCAGTCCGACTACGGCAACGCGTGGATCGTCGGGCGCGAGCCCAACGCTCGCGAGCGCGAGCACTTCGCCGTGTGGCGCGCGCTCCTCGACCGCGTGCTGAGCGCGCTGCGTCCAGGTGCGACGTGTGCCGACCTCACCGCGCAAGCCGGCGAGGCGTTCGGCCGTCGCCCGTGGCTCGCGCACCTGTATCTCGCGCACGGCACCGGCATCGAAAGCGCCGAGCTTCCCTACGTGGGCACCGACCTCGGCGCCGATTTCGACGCGAGCTTCGTCCTCGCGCCCGGCATGGTGCTCGTGTTCGAGCCGATCACCTGGGAGAACGGAGTGGGCGGGTTCCGCGCCGAGGAGATCGTGGCGGTCACCGACGACGGCTACGAGCTGCTCAGTCACGTCGACACCTCGGCGTGGAGCTGACGGTGCGCGATCACCTCGACCTCCTCACGATCGCGATGGCGGACTCCGGCACCGACGTGCTGCTGCTCGGCCGTCCCGGCAACGCGCGCTGGGTGACCGGTGCAGAGAGCCTCTGGCTGTCGGGGACTCGACCCTTCGCTCCGGGATGTGTCGTCGTGCGCGAGCCCCCCTCCGTGCACCTGCTCTCCGTGACCGACGAGGGCGTCCCTGCCGACGTCGTGCCACCGAGCAACCTCTTTCCGATCAGCTGGAACCCCATCAACCTCATGGGCGCGCTTGGGGCGA
This portion of the Acidimicrobiia bacterium genome encodes:
- a CDS encoding sigma-70 family RNA polymerase sigma factor — translated: MARVRNRTERDNEDLVRLYLEDIGRHQLLTKDDEARLAQDIEAGKAARETLDSVNKGLTRTEKRDLQKLVHTGEDAQRQFVQSNLRLVVSIAKRYQASGMPLLDLVQEGNLGLIHAVEKFDWRKGFKFSTYATWWIRQAIQRGIANAGRTIRLPVHAADNLARLQKERAGLEARLGRPASLDELAAELDLAPERVKELIPHLAEPVSLETPVGEDGETELGDLVEDRMAESPLEAAARAMLPAEIEKLLAVLDERERYILTLRFGLDRGEPRTPDEVGQLVNLSRERVRQIEARALARLRHPSVEMGARALLAG
- a CDS encoding amidohydrolase family protein, whose translation is MTAGAPAKTLVVDGDGHVMEPGETLWVDRMDHDKWGDWIPHKVVEDEIYEINYAGGQVRGGGRELHNQMAEAVGMSPAQFFGLLAQLRAPGGYDPDARIEQLDADGVDAAVLYPSQAMFFGPVDPIPAFQNVEFVADCIRAYNDWISEFCAAYPTRLFAVGGVPLQAPELAVAEAERAVNKLGLRGIFIRPSAYVDELPLNHSVYDPFWAACQDLDVPVGLHPGVHVDTPGACRKFQLVALSENMSVTNMAMSEIHGGSGLGQAVGNMVDMTVSLGRLLMGGVCERFPRLRVLVLESGGGWVPSLLERMDEQVEAFPLEKRWLSMLPSDYFKRQCYVSFEPEEWNLAQCAEFLGDDRIIWASDFPHPEYHSGILDELRERIEPLPEESRARILGRNAVDAYGLPL
- a CDS encoding M24 family metallopeptidase; this translates as MSLDLERMRRERHARLVEQMQVQGVDVLLAAGPSTVGYATGAVAPAADAGRAAHRRVIAIVTADGTTPDVFTPYPDGVPSGYDREHVHGPFDLEWDDDARTLAQSLPGGRLAVDDCTMPLRAALNGRELVDAGGVVSAAKVIKTADEIECIRRAQAINEAAIGDVLSLVQPGIKATELSGRLLRSLFELGASSNTVDPIWQVMERDPTDRPMSITGDLVFPTPTQARVLAESDLVWVDNGVNYCGYQSDYGNAWIVGREPNAREREHFAVWRALLDRVLSALRPGATCADLTAQAGEAFGRRPWLAHLYLAHGTGIESAELPYVGTDLGADFDASFVLAPGMVLVFEPITWENGVGGFRAEEIVAVTDDGYELLSHVDTSAWS